A genomic stretch from Edaphobacter aggregans includes:
- a CDS encoding CoA-acylating methylmalonate-semialdehyde dehydrogenase, which yields MSTLAAVNSASAADRKVREVQHWINGRLVAGTSGRFGDVYNPASGEVQAKVAMATATEVDAAVVAAAAAFPEWSAQPALRRARVLFRFREIFERRLDEVAALLTSEHGKVFSDARGEATRGLEVVEFATGIPQLLKGEFTEQVGSGIDSWSMRQPLGVVAGITPFNFPAMVPMWMFPIALACGNTFVLKPSERDPSASLLLAGMLKEAGLPDGVFNVVHGDKVAVDALLAHPTVQAVSFVGSTPIAEYVYREGTKHGKRVQALGGAKNHMIVMPDADLDQAADALVGAAYGSAGERCMAISVAVTVGSATADALIGKLETRIEKLQVGDGMKEGAELGPLVTKAHLERVTGYVQLGTEEGAQLVVDGRSHAQARGEGFFLGACLFDHVKPEMRIYREEIFGPVLGVVRTNNFETALKLINEHEYGNGTSIFTRDGDTARDFAHRVQAGMVGVNVPIPVPMAFHSFGGWKRSLFGDHSVHGPEGVRFYTRLKTVTSRWPTGIRTGVDTSMPTLG from the coding sequence ATGTCTACGCTCGCCGCAGTTAATTCTGCTTCTGCTGCAGATCGCAAGGTTCGTGAAGTACAACACTGGATCAACGGCCGGTTGGTGGCTGGGACATCGGGGCGGTTTGGCGATGTGTACAACCCCGCCAGCGGTGAGGTGCAGGCAAAGGTCGCGATGGCTACGGCGACGGAGGTGGATGCTGCTGTTGTGGCGGCGGCTGCCGCGTTTCCTGAGTGGTCTGCTCAGCCGGCGTTGCGGCGGGCTCGGGTGCTCTTTCGGTTTCGCGAGATATTTGAGCGGCGGCTGGATGAGGTTGCGGCTCTGCTGACGAGTGAGCATGGCAAGGTCTTCTCGGATGCGCGGGGAGAGGCTACTCGTGGGTTGGAGGTCGTGGAGTTCGCTACGGGGATTCCGCAACTGCTGAAGGGTGAGTTTACCGAGCAGGTGGGGTCGGGGATTGATAGCTGGTCGATGCGGCAGCCGCTTGGGGTGGTGGCTGGGATTACGCCGTTCAACTTTCCGGCTATGGTGCCGATGTGGATGTTTCCTATTGCGCTGGCGTGTGGGAATACGTTCGTGCTGAAGCCTAGTGAGCGCGATCCGAGTGCTTCGCTCCTGCTGGCGGGGATGCTGAAGGAGGCTGGGCTGCCGGATGGGGTCTTCAATGTGGTGCATGGGGATAAGGTCGCGGTGGATGCGCTGCTGGCCCATCCTACGGTGCAGGCGGTGAGCTTTGTGGGGTCGACGCCGATTGCGGAGTATGTGTACCGCGAGGGAACGAAGCATGGGAAGCGTGTGCAGGCGCTGGGTGGGGCAAAGAACCACATGATCGTGATGCCGGATGCGGATCTGGATCAGGCTGCGGATGCTCTTGTGGGCGCGGCTTATGGTTCCGCGGGCGAGCGGTGCATGGCGATCTCGGTTGCGGTGACGGTGGGGAGCGCGACGGCGGATGCTCTGATCGGCAAGCTGGAGACGCGTATTGAGAAGCTGCAGGTTGGCGATGGGATGAAGGAAGGCGCAGAACTGGGGCCGCTGGTTACGAAGGCTCATCTGGAGCGCGTGACTGGGTATGTTCAGCTTGGGACTGAGGAAGGGGCTCAGCTGGTTGTTGATGGGCGTTCGCATGCGCAGGCTCGAGGCGAAGGGTTCTTTCTTGGGGCTTGCCTGTTCGACCATGTGAAGCCGGAGATGCGGATCTATCGGGAGGAGATCTTTGGACCTGTGCTTGGTGTGGTGCGGACAAATAATTTTGAGACCGCGCTGAAGCTCATTAATGAGCATGAGTATGGGAATGGGACCTCGATCTTTACTCGTGATGGCGACACGGCTCGGGACTTTGCGCATCGGGTGCAGGCAGGCATGGTCGGGGTGAATGTGCCGATTCCGGTGCCGATGGCGTTTCATAGCTTCGGCGGATGGAAGCGATCGCTGTTTGGGGACCACTCGGTGCATGGGCCGGAGGGGGTGCGGTTTTATACGCGGTTGAAGACGGTGACCTCGCGGTGGCCTACGGGGATTCGGACGGGGGTTGATACTTCTATGCCGACTTTGGGGTAG
- a CDS encoding DUF6632 domain-containing protein, whose product MKRERALQIVLVLAGLFYSFWGYILFDALWRSKWLIQNDDVLPMFVSLNFVLGVFLLLAVKQPARHRSLIAYGAWSSLAHAATMTIQSAEAWAHGMHRKDSPQDIVIIGVVGVALLALLPAKQPAPAGPVPISEPRLA is encoded by the coding sequence ATGAAGCGTGAGCGCGCTTTGCAGATCGTCTTGGTCTTGGCGGGCTTGTTTTATTCCTTTTGGGGTTACATCTTGTTCGATGCTCTGTGGCGTTCCAAATGGCTAATTCAGAATGACGACGTTTTGCCGATGTTCGTCAGCCTTAACTTTGTGCTTGGAGTCTTTCTGTTGCTGGCCGTTAAGCAACCGGCCAGGCATCGCTCGCTGATCGCCTATGGGGCTTGGTCAAGCCTTGCCCATGCGGCCACGATGACGATCCAATCCGCGGAGGCCTGGGCGCACGGGATGCACAGGAAAGACAGTCCCCAGGACATTGTGATCATTGGCGTGGTTGGAGTCGCGCTCCTTGCACTCCTTCCGGCAAAACAACCAGCACCGGCCGGTCCCGTTCCTATCAGTGAGCCGCGTCTTGCCTAA
- a CDS encoding aspartate aminotransferase family protein, protein MSPTDTAASQALTSQQVVDLTRQYNYGTWRFQRNWNPMHIADAEGCYLIDGSGKRYLDFSSQLMCSNLGHKNQAVIDAIAHQAQQLSYAMPGYATTARAELSQLLAEILPKGLRKFFFTTSGTEANEAAFKIARMYTGKSKIIARYRSYHGSTIGSIAATGDPRRWAMEPGGKGPGVIFAPEVNCYKCPIRHTYPGCNIACADYIEHMIRNESDVAAVLVEPIVGTNGVLVPPDEYMPKLRRICDENGVLLIADEVMTGWGRTGEWFAMNHWSVIPDILVTAKGITSAYVPLGLCATSEKIAEFFQDHFFSHGHTYEAHPITLAPAVACIHEMQRLNLVERARELAPYVEAKLNDLKSKHRSIGDVRGKGLFWAVDMVKDRTTKEPFNTYADKVSGKSLVVDQIAAKMLADGVTIQAWVSHFVIAPPLIVTKEEIDRGIATLDKHLTIADEAASPS, encoded by the coding sequence ATGAGCCCCACCGACACCGCCGCATCCCAAGCCCTCACCAGCCAACAAGTCGTAGACCTCACCCGCCAATACAACTACGGCACCTGGCGATTCCAGCGCAACTGGAACCCGATGCACATCGCCGACGCCGAAGGCTGCTACCTCATCGACGGCTCAGGCAAGCGCTACCTCGACTTCTCCTCGCAGCTCATGTGCTCCAACCTCGGCCACAAAAATCAGGCCGTCATCGACGCCATCGCCCACCAGGCGCAGCAACTCAGCTACGCCATGCCCGGCTACGCCACCACAGCCCGCGCCGAGCTCTCCCAACTCCTCGCCGAAATCCTCCCCAAAGGTCTCCGCAAATTCTTCTTCACCACCTCCGGCACCGAAGCCAACGAAGCCGCCTTCAAGATCGCCCGCATGTACACCGGCAAATCCAAGATCATCGCGCGCTACCGTTCCTACCACGGCTCCACCATCGGCTCCATCGCAGCCACTGGAGACCCCCGCCGATGGGCCATGGAGCCCGGCGGCAAAGGCCCCGGCGTCATCTTCGCTCCCGAAGTTAACTGCTACAAATGCCCCATCCGCCACACATACCCCGGCTGCAACATCGCCTGCGCCGACTACATCGAGCACATGATCCGCAACGAGTCCGACGTAGCCGCAGTCCTCGTCGAACCCATCGTCGGCACCAACGGCGTCCTCGTCCCGCCCGACGAGTACATGCCAAAACTCCGCCGCATCTGCGACGAAAACGGCGTCCTCCTCATCGCCGACGAGGTCATGACCGGCTGGGGCCGCACCGGCGAATGGTTCGCCATGAACCACTGGTCCGTCATCCCCGACATCCTCGTCACCGCCAAGGGCATCACCTCGGCCTACGTCCCTCTCGGCCTCTGCGCCACCAGCGAAAAGATCGCCGAGTTCTTCCAGGACCACTTCTTCTCCCACGGCCACACCTACGAAGCCCACCCCATCACCCTCGCCCCCGCCGTAGCGTGCATCCACGAGATGCAGCGCCTCAACCTCGTCGAACGCGCCCGCGAACTAGCCCCCTACGTCGAAGCCAAACTCAACGACCTCAAATCAAAACACCGCAGCATAGGCGACGTCCGTGGCAAAGGCCTCTTCTGGGCCGTCGACATGGTCAAAGACCGCACCACCAAAGAGCCCTTCAACACCTACGCCGACAAGGTCTCCGGCAAATCCCTGGTCGTCGACCAGATCGCCGCCAAAATGCTGGCCGACGGAGTCACCATCCAGGCCTGGGTCTCCCACTTCGTCATAGCCCCACCCCTCATCGTCACCAAAGAAGAGATCGACCGAGGCATAGCCACCCTAGACAAACACCTCACCATAGCCGACGAAGCCGCATCGCCTAGCTAG
- the hydA gene encoding dihydropyrimidinase, giving the protein MGTLIQNGTVVNATGQQKADVLIEGETVTQVAPNIAPDSHTTVDATGLFVIPGGVDAHTHMDMPFGGTVSADDFLTGTRAAAIGGTTTIVDFAIQARGTRMRDALDIWRAKAEGKACIDYGLHMIVTDLGSDAGKQGLADMDDMVREGVASFKLFMAYPNVLMVDDATIFKALQQTAKNGALICMHAENGSVIDTIVQQTLAQGKTAPIYHALSRPTIAEAEAVNRCIAMAEIAGTPIYIVHLSSEDALNQVREARDRGLPAFAETCPQYLLLSIEDQMPGKSFEEAKYVFTPPLREKKNQPKLWDGLVHDHLQVVSTDHCPFCFADQKQLGKDDFSKIPNGGPGVENRMQLLFHHGVNAGKITLERFVEITSAAPARIFGMYPTKGVIAPGADADIVLWNPAAEHLISAATHSMRCDYSMFEGWKVKGNAQKVFSRGELIVDNGKYIAATGRGKYIRREARGGAWK; this is encoded by the coding sequence ATGGGAACTCTCATTCAAAACGGAACCGTCGTCAACGCAACCGGCCAGCAGAAAGCCGACGTACTCATCGAAGGCGAGACCGTCACCCAGGTCGCTCCCAACATCGCCCCCGACAGCCATACCACCGTCGATGCCACCGGCCTCTTCGTCATCCCCGGCGGAGTCGATGCCCACACCCACATGGACATGCCCTTCGGCGGCACCGTCTCCGCTGACGACTTCCTCACCGGCACTCGCGCCGCAGCCATCGGCGGCACCACCACCATCGTCGACTTCGCCATTCAGGCACGCGGTACACGCATGCGCGACGCACTCGACATCTGGCGCGCCAAGGCCGAGGGCAAGGCCTGCATCGACTACGGCCTGCACATGATCGTCACCGACCTCGGTTCCGACGCAGGCAAACAGGGTCTCGCCGACATGGACGACATGGTGCGCGAAGGCGTCGCCAGCTTCAAGCTCTTCATGGCCTACCCCAACGTGCTCATGGTCGACGACGCCACCATCTTCAAGGCGCTCCAGCAGACCGCGAAGAACGGCGCGCTCATCTGCATGCACGCCGAAAACGGCTCTGTTATCGACACCATCGTCCAGCAGACGCTCGCCCAGGGAAAGACCGCACCCATCTATCACGCGCTCTCACGCCCCACCATCGCCGAGGCCGAGGCCGTCAATCGCTGCATTGCCATGGCCGAGATCGCAGGCACCCCCATCTACATCGTCCATCTCTCCAGCGAAGACGCGCTCAATCAGGTGCGCGAAGCACGCGACCGCGGCCTGCCCGCATTCGCCGAGACATGCCCGCAGTACCTCCTGCTCTCCATCGAAGACCAGATGCCCGGCAAGAGCTTCGAAGAAGCCAAGTACGTCTTCACACCACCATTGCGCGAGAAGAAGAACCAACCCAAACTCTGGGACGGCCTCGTGCACGACCATCTGCAGGTCGTCTCGACCGACCACTGCCCCTTCTGCTTCGCCGATCAGAAGCAGCTCGGCAAGGATGATTTTTCTAAGATCCCCAACGGAGGCCCCGGCGTCGAAAACCGCATGCAGCTGCTCTTTCATCACGGCGTCAATGCCGGAAAGATCACTCTCGAGCGCTTCGTCGAGATCACCTCTGCCGCACCCGCCCGCATCTTCGGTATGTATCCCACCAAGGGCGTCATCGCCCCAGGAGCCGATGCAGACATCGTCCTCTGGAACCCCGCAGCGGAACACCTCATCTCCGCCGCAACGCACAGCATGCGCTGCGATTACTCCATGTTCGAGGGATGGAAGGTGAAGGGCAACGCGCAAAAAGTCTTCTCGCGAGGCGAGCTCATCGTCGACAACGGCAAGTACATCGCGGCAACTGGACGCGGCAAATACATCCGTCGCGAAGCACGAGGAGGAGCCTGGAAATGA
- the preA gene encoding NAD-dependent dihydropyrimidine dehydrogenase subunit PreA, with amino-acid sequence MSKPKPTLETTFCGIKCLNPFWLASAPPTNCGEQIMRAFDAGWGGAVWKTIGEPITNVSSRYSSIDWEGRRMMGFNNIELISDRPIEVNLREIAEVKRRYPKHVVIASLMVESARETWHDIVQRSEDAGADGLELNFGCPHGMSERGMGSAVGQVPEYCEQITSWVKEKARTPVIVKLTPNISDIRMPARAAKRAGADALSAINTINSITGIDLNTLQPNPNVDGKSSHGGYCGPAVKPIALNMVQQVQSDLLATLPLSGIGGIATWRDVAEFILLGCSTVQVCTAVMHYGYRIVEDMQDGLLAWMTEKSFATIDDFRGLSLPNVREWKHLNLNYKIVARIHEDLCIGCQLCYTACWDGAHQCIHLDRTAPAPDTTLTPAMVEAEASRRISTTPIPKLDSGLTHTNAVTPLERIPRVDEDHCVGCNLCSLVCPVDNCITMERIDNGLPPQTWEERTAAGLVPAGTSEVLTNG; translated from the coding sequence ATGTCCAAGCCTAAGCCAACTCTTGAAACGACCTTCTGCGGCATCAAGTGCCTCAACCCCTTCTGGCTGGCATCGGCCCCTCCAACCAACTGCGGCGAGCAGATCATGCGCGCCTTCGACGCAGGCTGGGGCGGTGCCGTATGGAAGACCATCGGCGAGCCCATCACCAACGTCAGTTCGCGCTACTCCTCTATCGACTGGGAAGGCCGCCGCATGATGGGCTTCAACAACATCGAGCTCATCAGCGACCGGCCCATCGAAGTTAACCTGCGGGAGATCGCCGAAGTAAAACGCCGCTACCCAAAGCACGTCGTCATCGCATCTCTCATGGTCGAAAGCGCGCGCGAGACATGGCACGACATCGTCCAGCGCTCCGAAGACGCAGGCGCAGACGGCCTCGAGCTCAACTTCGGCTGTCCCCACGGTATGAGCGAGCGCGGCATGGGCTCCGCCGTCGGTCAAGTCCCCGAGTACTGCGAGCAGATCACCTCATGGGTAAAAGAGAAGGCCCGCACACCCGTCATCGTCAAACTAACTCCGAACATCTCTGATATTCGCATGCCTGCACGCGCTGCCAAACGCGCCGGAGCCGACGCTCTCTCCGCCATCAACACCATCAACTCCATCACAGGCATCGACCTCAATACACTGCAGCCAAACCCGAACGTCGACGGCAAGAGTTCGCACGGCGGCTACTGTGGCCCTGCAGTAAAGCCCATCGCGCTCAACATGGTGCAACAGGTCCAGTCCGATCTCCTTGCCACACTCCCACTCTCCGGCATCGGAGGCATAGCCACCTGGCGAGACGTCGCCGAATTCATCCTCCTCGGCTGCAGCACAGTGCAAGTCTGCACAGCGGTCATGCACTACGGCTACCGCATCGTCGAAGACATGCAGGACGGCCTGCTCGCGTGGATGACAGAAAAAAGTTTCGCCACCATCGACGACTTCCGCGGCCTCTCACTCCCCAACGTGCGCGAGTGGAAGCATCTTAACCTCAACTACAAGATCGTAGCCCGCATCCACGAAGACCTCTGCATCGGCTGCCAGCTCTGCTACACCGCCTGCTGGGACGGCGCCCACCAATGCATCCATCTCGACCGAACCGCACCAGCACCGGACACAACGCTCACGCCAGCGATGGTAGAAGCCGAAGCCTCACGTCGCATCTCAACAACACCCATCCCAAAACTCGACTCCGGCTTGACCCACACCAACGCAGTCACTCCACTCGAACGAATCCCCCGCGTCGATGAAGATCACTGCGTAGGCTGCAATCTCTGCTCACTCGTCTGCCCCGTCGACAACTGCATCACCATGGAGCGCATCGACAACGGTCTACCCCCACAGACATGGGAAGAGCGCACCGCCGCAGGCCTCGTCCCCGCAGGCACAAGTGAGGTCCTAACCAACGGCTAG
- a CDS encoding NCS1 family nucleobase:cation symporter-1: MMPPAPSPDIVYQDTPHDPHLYNADLAPTTPAQRTWTTYNYIALWFSMSMEVTTYMLASSLIAGGMNWKQAIFTILLGNLIVLIPMLLNAHAGTKYGIPFPVFVRASFGTRGANLPAMLRALVACGWFGIQSWLGGQAIAAMLAVLWPATAHMPAVLWASFLGFWLLNMFVVWRGVESIRFLQSFSAPFMLIMSLTLLFWMLHKAGGFGPMLSAPSQFKTTSSFLHFFFPSLTAMVGYWATLSLNIPDFTRYAKNQDAQIVGQVFGLPVAMTLYSFIGIACTSASVTIFGEPIWSPITLLGKFHQPFAAMLALVALLVATLNVNIGANVVSPSNDFSNLAPRLISFRTGGLITGFLGLAMMPWKLMATFGSYIFGWLIGYSGLLGPVAGIMVADYFFIRGTRLDVVSLYHRDGPYEYTRGINPRAIVALAIGVIVALIGLVIPALRFLYDYAWFVGFFIAAATYYVLMLQYTSTPQTTSNHLSSV; the protein is encoded by the coding sequence ATGATGCCGCCCGCGCCCAGCCCCGACATCGTCTATCAAGACACGCCGCACGACCCACATCTCTACAACGCCGACCTCGCCCCCACGACGCCCGCGCAGCGCACCTGGACCACCTACAACTACATCGCCCTCTGGTTCTCCATGTCCATGGAGGTCACCACCTACATGCTCGCCTCCTCGCTCATCGCTGGCGGCATGAACTGGAAGCAGGCCATCTTCACCATCCTGCTCGGCAACCTCATCGTCCTCATCCCCATGCTCCTCAACGCACACGCCGGAACGAAGTACGGCATCCCATTCCCCGTCTTCGTGCGCGCAAGCTTCGGCACTCGCGGAGCCAACCTTCCCGCGATGCTACGCGCCCTCGTAGCCTGCGGATGGTTCGGCATCCAATCATGGCTCGGCGGACAGGCCATCGCCGCCATGCTCGCCGTCCTCTGGCCCGCAACCGCCCACATGCCAGCAGTCCTCTGGGCAAGCTTCCTCGGCTTCTGGCTGCTCAACATGTTCGTCGTCTGGCGCGGCGTCGAATCCATCCGCTTCCTGCAAAGCTTCTCCGCTCCCTTCATGCTCATCATGTCGCTCACGCTGCTCTTCTGGATGCTCCACAAAGCCGGCGGCTTCGGCCCCATGCTCTCCGCGCCCAGCCAATTCAAAACCACCAGTAGCTTCTTACATTTCTTCTTCCCATCACTCACCGCCATGGTCGGCTACTGGGCCACACTCTCGCTCAACATCCCCGACTTCACCCGCTACGCCAAAAATCAGGACGCACAAATCGTCGGCCAGGTCTTCGGACTCCCCGTCGCCATGACGCTCTACTCCTTCATCGGAATCGCCTGCACCTCGGCATCCGTCACCATCTTCGGTGAACCCATCTGGTCACCCATCACGCTGCTCGGAAAATTTCACCAACCTTTCGCAGCAATGCTCGCCCTCGTAGCTCTACTCGTCGCAACGTTGAACGTCAACATCGGCGCCAACGTAGTCTCCCCCTCCAACGACTTCTCCAACCTGGCCCCACGCCTCATCAGCTTCCGCACCGGAGGTCTCATCACCGGTTTCCTCGGCCTCGCCATGATGCCCTGGAAATTAATGGCGACCTTCGGCAGTTACATATTCGGATGGCTCATCGGCTACTCCGGCCTCCTCGGTCCCGTCGCAGGCATCATGGTTGCGGACTACTTCTTCATTCGCGGCACGCGCCTCGATGTCGTCTCGCTCTACCACCGCGACGGCCCCTACGAATACACCCGCGGCATCAATCCTCGAGCCATCGTCGCGCTTGCAATCGGCGTCATCGTCGCCCTTATCGGCCTCGTCATTCCTGCCCTGCGATTCCTCTACGACTACGCCTGGTTCGTAGGCTTCTTCATCGCGGCCGCCACCTACTACGTCCTCATGCTGCAATACACCTCAACGCCACAGACGACATCGAACCACCTATCAAGCGTCTAA